The stretch of DNA GGAAAGCCTCGGGCGCATTGCGCAGGCCCTCCACCACGGTCTCGGTGTAGTGGATCCGGCCATCGCGCACCAGCGGTGCGACGTGGTCGACGAACTGGTCCTTCAGGTTCGCGTGGTCGATCACGATGAAGCCCTGGATGTGCAGGCGCTTCTTCACGATCTGGAACATGTTCCGCGGGCCCGGCTCCGGCTTGGCGTTGTTGTACTGCGAGATCGCGCCGCAGGCGGCGACCCGGCCGAAGTCGTTGAGGTTGTCCATGGCGGCTTCGAGGTGGTCCCCGCCGACGTTGTCGAAGTACACCTCGAGCCCGTCCGGCGCTGCCTGGGCCAGCTGATCGGCGACCGGCGCGTCCTTGTAGTTGAACGCGGCGTCGAAGCCGAGGTCCTCGGTGACGTGCCGGACCTTCTCCGCGGAGCCGGCGCTGCCGATCACCTTGGCCGCACCGCTCAGCTTGGCCAGCTGCCCGGCCAGCGAGCCGACCGCGCCCGCGGCGCCGGAGACGAACACGGTGTCGCCCTCCTGGAAACGGGCGACGTCGAACAGGCCGGCGTAGGCGGTCATGCCCGGCATTCCCAGCACACCCAGGTAGGCGTTCAGCGGCGCGGCATCCGGGTCCACGGCGGTCGCGTGGTCGGCGCTGAGGGTGGCGTACTCGCGCCAGCCGAGCGCGTGCAGCACGTGCTGGCCGACCTGGAACTTCGGCGAGTTCGACGCGATGATCTCGCCGACCGCGCCGCCGTCGAGCGGCTTGCCGAGCTGGAACGGTGCGACGTAGGAGCGCACGTCGTTCATCCGACCGCGCATCGCCGGGTCGACGCTCATGACCTTGTTGCGCACCAGGATCTCGCCGTCACCGGGAGCGGCCACCGGGGCCTCGGCGATCTCGAAGTTCTCCTGGGTCGGCCAGCCCTGCGGGCGGGCGGCGAGCCGGATCTCCACGCCGAGGTCGGGAAGTGCCTGGGTCGTCACACTGACCTCCATATACGGAACTTATCGGTACCGAAAATGTCACGCCGAGGACGGGTCTCCGCACTGGATGGATCTCCGTTCCGGATCCGACCGGCTGCCCCGGCGCGACGACGGCCTCTCGACGAGACAACGCCGTGCGGCCGCCGCTCCATTCCACCTGACGGATCACCGCAGGGCAGAACCGGCCGCGGTGCCCGACCCGGGCTACTCTTCCCGCTTGCCGCGGCGCAGCGTGGGAGTCCAGCGGGACTTCTCCAGCGAGCGGCGCAAACCGAGGTAGGCGGATTGCATCAGCGCGATCAGGTCGGCGGCGCGGCCCGGCTGCGCCCGGTGGTCCGGCTGCGGCATCGGGGTCACCCGCATCCAGCGCTCGTCCCACAGCGCTTCCATCGCGTGGTTCCAGCGCAGCTCGGCGCCCTCGACCACGTCGTCGCGCTGCTGCTCGGCCTCGGCGATCCGCTCGTCCGCCGACGCGACCTCCTTGGCCAGCCGGGCCGCCTTCTCCCGCTCGTGCTCGCGCATCTTCTCCGCGGCGCCGGTCGCGGCGGCGATGATCTCCTTGTAGCGGGACGAAGCCGGGACCTGCGGATCGGTCACTGCACGTCCTCCTGCGAAAGCGCGGCGGAGAGGTCGAACGGGAGCACCACTTCCGGCTGCGAGTGGACCGAGCGGTCGAAGAACAACCCGCGCCGCTCCCGTGGCGACCAGTT from Saccharopolyspora sp. SCSIO 74807 encodes:
- a CDS encoding NADP-dependent oxidoreductase, with product MTTQALPDLGVEIRLAARPQGWPTQENFEIAEAPVAAPGDGEILVRNKVMSVDPAMRGRMNDVRSYVAPFQLGKPLDGGAVGEIIASNSPKFQVGQHVLHALGWREYATLSADHATAVDPDAAPLNAYLGVLGMPGMTAYAGLFDVARFQEGDTVFVSGAAGAVGSLAGQLAKLSGAAKVIGSAGSAEKVRHVTEDLGFDAAFNYKDAPVADQLAQAAPDGLEVYFDNVGGDHLEAAMDNLNDFGRVAACGAISQYNNAKPEPGPRNMFQIVKKRLHIQGFIVIDHANLKDQFVDHVAPLVRDGRIHYTETVVEGLRNAPEAFLGLLRGENTGKMLVTV